The Bacillota bacterium genome has a window encoding:
- a CDS encoding ATP-grasp domain-containing protein, with protein sequence METSSLLVWWPRVREVTVPKPKTVVVWAGWHTLAGLLDGKPLPEEVRVLVEAAAAHLGYPLFLRTDLASCKHEWSRTCYVESPENLWRNLYRLIDGNGVYDLACEAIVLRQHIPLQHSFRAFWGMPVARERRYFVRDGEVVCHHPYWPEESIRFFRSEEPPQWRNALRALNEEPPDEVELLSGYARELARVLLGAWSLDFALGEDGRWYFIDAAEASRSWHPPCPACARLTDESSRPMS encoded by the coding sequence TTGGAAACTTCGAGCCTGCTTGTGTGGTGGCCGCGGGTCAGGGAAGTGACGGTTCCCAAACCGAAAACGGTCGTGGTATGGGCCGGGTGGCACACGCTGGCGGGCCTCCTGGACGGGAAGCCGCTTCCTGAAGAGGTACGGGTGTTGGTGGAAGCGGCAGCCGCACATCTGGGTTACCCGTTGTTTCTCCGAACTGACCTCGCCTCGTGCAAGCACGAGTGGAGCCGTACCTGCTACGTCGAGAGCCCGGAGAACCTCTGGCGCAACCTGTACCGACTGATCGACGGAAACGGCGTATACGACCTCGCCTGCGAGGCCATCGTGCTGCGGCAGCACATCCCCCTGCAGCACTCCTTCCGCGCCTTCTGGGGTATGCCGGTGGCGCGGGAGCGGCGCTACTTCGTGCGGGACGGCGAGGTGGTCTGCCACCACCCCTACTGGCCGGAAGAGTCCATCCGGTTCTTCCGCAGCGAGGAGCCGCCCCAGTGGCGCAATGCGCTCCGGGCGCTGAACGAAGAACCGCCGGATGAGGTGGAACTGCTTTCCGGGTACGCCCGCGAGCTGGCGCGGGTCCTCCTCGGGGCCTGGAGTCTGGACTTTGCCCTGGGGGAAGACGGACGCTGGTACTTCATCGACGCCGCCGAGGCGTCCCGGTCGTGGCACCCGCCGTGTCCCGCGTGCGCCCGGCTGACCGACGAGTCTTCCCGC